TCAGCTGTGCATCTTTGCTTTGGGTCATTGAGAAGCATGCTGtaaacacaaagtcacaaagaGCCGGTGAATAGCTGGAGCTATATCGgctatattattttattacacaacAGGCAAGATAGTATAGTAGTGTAATAGATGTTTACCTTTTGATAAGGTCTCTGAGGTGATAGACAGGAATAGCAGGGCATGCCAGACTGTTGTTGGCAAAGATATGGTCAACAATGGCAGCACTGTTATCCTAAACAAAAAGGGACAGATTGTAGAATACTATTTCAGTATCATATTAAGCTATATGGTATCTGTATTAGAGAGCTTGCAAAATCTCTTTAAATTCCTATGGATTATACAATAAGTTTACTCTCCCCAGAGTCCAGTTGAAAAATACCTTCCACTCCTGTGAGCGGACGGTGTCTTTGAGTTTGATTCCTGAGAACATCTCCAACAGGATGATGCCCAGGCTCCACAGGTCCACAGCGGCCGTGCAGCCCGAgtctccctccacctccactccaGCCTGAGCGAGGCTGTTCTGTAGCTCAGCCTCTGGAGCGCGATACCCGTCTGTCTGGATGTACTTAACATCCTGTAGGAGGTGAGGACGATAGAAGTCAGAAACTGAACACCCAATTACCCTGCTCCCATTTTACAGGTTTTCATattgtcagacacacacacctggtttcCCTCTTTAAAGCTGAGGCCAAAGTCGATGAGTTTGAAGCACTCGTCATCAGCGCTCCAGAGGATGTTGCGTGGCTTGAGGTCGGCATGGACGTAGCCTTCCCTATGAAGAAAGGCAAGAGCCTCCAGGATGTCTCTGGCACAGTGCTGAACAAGCCACATGGAGTGGCCCTGCTGTGgtctgccaaaaaaaaaatcatgctatGGAGTTAAACAGAACACTCTTTTAGATATTCAAATATtatctttaaaatgactgtgacACCATCATTCATATATATATGACTTATCAATTGTTTTAGGCAATACTTACttaggttttttatttatttaatctttttaatacCATTCTAAAAATGGTCTAAACCTCCCTGACAGATTTTTGGGATACTATGTCAGATTAAAAGGTTTAGTTCACAGATATGCACCTTAAACATATGACCATAATAACATATTCATATTAGCCTCAGATGTTTTTGCTAACCAGTAATAGGTGAAACTCCGCATCTGGACAGTACAGTTGATGGTTAAGGAAAGCATCGGTTAATGGATCGATACAAGAACATTTCCAAGTCATTGAAAACATTACAGGGgcaattactttttcacattGTATCAGGCAGGTTTGGACAgctttttgtatttactcaggttattaaaattaatttgatgatctgaatcatttaagtgTGATAAATATCCATTCATGATCCTAACTATCAGCAATCAGATTACTCACCTACCACCGTGGGTACCACTGGTACCTCTCACCAGCAGCTCAGACACACTGACATCTAAGAGCTCCAGCAGAAGACAGCGGGTGGCAACACCCATACAGCTGTGGTTGGTGAAGACCCCATACAATGTCACTGAAAGAAGAATACATCTGTTATTAGAAATAGCAAGGCCTGCACTGGTGTATTCGATTCATGTTTAAGGACGTACATACAACCTCATTCACCAGTATTACAATCCATCATTAACGTATTTGTTATAGAAAGGTTCAAACTAAGCAATCTCGCTTCATCATCGTGTCAGCATAGCTAATTGTGTTGTTGGCTTTAACGTTTTAATGTGTTAACGTGTAAGTTATAGGTTTAGTTTTCCCTGGTTAAAAGGCTGTTGTTACCTATGTTTTTATGTCCCTGGATGTCCTCCAGCACGGACCTCTCCTTGTGATACCCGTAATCTCCTCCCTGAGTGTCGGCCTGAAACTCCTTGACAGCGGCCGTGGTGGCTCTACCTGAGCTGACCCGGTACACCGAGGCCGAGACTCCCTGGCCGAGCCGCGACTGGACGGTCCATATCTCGCCGAAGATCTCGAACAGAACCGGCTTCATGCTCTGGTCTACGCTACCCGGACGAGGTGCCTGTACCTTTGCGTTCGGCTCGGAGGAGCCGCAGTGAGCCATTGGGAGACTGGAGGCGGGAGGAGAGGCAGCTAGTTGACAGGtgggagcagctgcaggagcatTGCGAGCGAACTGAGGCTCTACCAGCGCCGCATACAACTAACAGGACTTTGGTTAGTCAATAGTAGCTAAGAGACAGCACGGCTACACCCTCAACCTCgttaaaactaaacacagcgCAATACTTAGACATATTAGAATACTGTTTGGCTAGCAAGACTATCAAAACGAGTCTAAGTCAGTCAGCTGACAAAAAGTTACAAGCTAGCTAAGTTAACTTAGCTCCTCAAAGTGGCTAAACTAGCCACAGAGTttaagcacaaaaacaaaccacttcCACGTCGCGCAGGAAAGTGTTTCCCCCATAATGTACCGGATATTATTACGGCATTTTAACTGACTATAACAAATTGCTAAAGTGTATCAGTTTCGACCAAACTGCTGTGAAGTTTTGCTTGAGTTTCAAAACTCTGGTTGTTGATATTACTCCCACTTCCGTTTCTGCTCTCCTCTGTTCACATTGGAAGCCCATGTCTCTCTGCAGTCCGCCCCCTGCCGGCGCGGAGTGTGCCTACAACGTTCAGCTCAACGTTTCCTATTTTTTCTGACTAACTTTATTGTGTAAAAGATACTACAATCAATTGAATACaattattaaatatatgttGAGTGTGCTAACATCACAGTGCGGCAGATTTGTTCCAACTAAACGCCACTGCGCACTATTTCACATGTAAGGTTTCATCGTTGATCACAtccacatttcttttctcaGCTGCTCAGCTGACGCCACCGGAAACAGACTCATCATGCAACCGGAAAGGGAAATGTCAACAAAATGAGGTGGTGTTTTTGAACATTTCGCAGAAATCAGTGCTCTGATTTGCACACTTGTCCTGCAGAAGAGAGGGGGACCATAAGGAGAGGTCCTCGTTTGAAGCCGCGGGTTGTAAAATCTTGACACAGTAAGTTCACGGTTTAGACAGAGCGGGAGAGCCGCTGTTCACTGTCCATTATTTCACAAAAGAGCCGAACCAGCTATGCAGTCattgaaatataaatatcagCTCATGAAGCAGGTGTCCCGTCGTTTATGCGTTGACACTGAAAAGAGAGTGAGTCGATTACACTTCCATTATAGATGTAAATACAAAGAGGACGCGAGCACTGAGTTGAGCAAAGTGcggatttattttttttttaaagaagctaAAGCTAGCTAGCTGCTTTTACAGCTAACACAGCTGGACCTGGAGCCCAGCATTCATTTTAATGGGCGTAATGACGGCACACAGTCCATTAGGTTTTAATAACCAGTTTTCACGCCGGTGGTGTCTGCTAACGTCAGCTTTCAGTATTTCTGTCATATTCTGTGTGAACTAAATGGCTCGGCAGGAGGAGACAGCTGCTGAGCTCGAGGTCAGCGTCACTGTCGCGCGTGACTTTCCAGGAAACGAGCGGACAGACATTTAGGAAAGATCTGGAAAAGGACTCGGTGTTTCATGCTGTTCTAGCTCTAATCAACATCCAGTCCTGATGTTTGATTGTCGATTGCTTGTTTTCACAGTGTCGAGATTCCACACGAGACGAAGCTAATGCTAAACCAATGTGAAATCTCTGTTCCGCTGTCATGTGTCTGGTGGAcatatgtttgttgttttgtatgaaGGTGTCACAAAGGGAAGGAAGTCGATTCCTGACTAAGCTAAAACTGCTGGCTGCAGATGTGGCTGACACTTTGATTTCTCTACATCCTAACAGGGCATGAGACTAAACAGTATCTTGTTATTGAAGTGAGACAGCTTTACTTAGTTTTCTTATGTGGCTCACAGCTGAGTCTCTAACTTGAGCCAGTTGGCCTTTAGTTTTCCTAGTCGTGTAGCATCGGTACAGTCTTGTTTTTAACCAAAGGTCTGTTGACTTTTGAGAAAGTCagcactcctcctcctctttttggGTTGTTGGGTCAATCAAAATGTAACAACACTGACCAGGATCGGGTGGATCCTTTCTtcagaaagtgtgtttgttgaagTCAGCAGATGCACAGAGAGCAATCTATCTTCACACCTTAACACATCTTCCCATTGTAAAAAAGCTTGTTTTTAGAAagaatattgtattttttgatGATATCTTTTACATCTTGTTGAGAGTATGAATTTAATTATCTAGGACGGACTGTGGATGGTTATTTAATTCAAATGTCACTTGCCTCACTTTAATTAACAGTTTTATCATAGTTGGGGTTAAGTTTAGCACTTTATAAGCAGCATATATGGTTTTatgacaaaaacagttttattcttttagcTTTCCATGCTGACAGATTGGTACCTCCAAGGTTTAGACTCATGAAACACCTCTATAGGGCCTCAGATGTCAGATATATCTAGTGTTCCTATGATAACACTCACCGGCCACTTTATTAAATTGAATCTAATACAATCCAACAACTCTGCTGTGAAGTCTACTTTTACAGGGTaacaatgtctttgttttttgtaagGTGataattgtactgtatatttattattaaggtCATAGTAGGTGGTAAACTCTTACTGTGGTGAATTATATGAAgaagtgtttctaatgttttggccccaTGGGTCAGGGGGCAAAATATTAGAAACCTATTTCTATATTGTGTAGGTTAATATTTCTTAATTAGTCATTcttaacaaaacaaacctggTCTCATACAGTTTGTGgaacagtggaaaaacaaatattgcCTGTGTTCAGGTCTTACTGGCTTTATAAGAGCAGTATAATAAGTAGGGATGTATTATTACTTAAATGTCTTACAACTGCGGCATAAGCCAAGCGGCTCCACATACTGACTGACTGGCTCTCCTTGTCTCTTTAAGGTGCTATTGAGAGGCATGAATGACTTTGCAGTTCTCAACACGGGGCGGAAGATGCCCCTGATCGGACTGGGAACGTGGAAGAGTGAGCCAGGAAAGGTAGAGACTGCACGTGTCCTTGTGTTTTTCCACTCCtaataacattaaacatgtaACCTAGCGTTTACTATCTCTGCCTCTTCAGTTCTCCTCTTTCTCGTGCTGAAAGTGTCTGTAATGCCAGACATTAATGCTGCACTAGAAAAAAACAGTTGACAACAAATCTAATTACTATGTACTATGCGTCTAtagcaggacaccatgaaggaagctgccacttattaaaaagaacattactgcacacatgaagtttgccaaagagcaaaCGTCAGGCGACGtgtgacactccacagcagttttggcaaaatgttttgtggactgatgaaactatattgaactatttggaaagaacacgCAGCACTACATCAGTCACTGCATatcataatgaaaacatcatcccaatcataTAGTATgctggaggaaacatcatgatttgatATCTTATCCTTTTGATAagtttctgcaatgtcacaacatttattcctgtccagagttgcattattattagtattgttgatgggagagtcggaccactgtgtaaagtcttctccagcaaaTCCCAAAGACTCTGAcactgacctcattctttggacacataacattgttGAACCTAGACTAGGTTAGTATACAGGTACTAGGCACTAagcactagacatgatgggtgcatcacttcacccgcccctcttcttaccctgatgcacccatcactctggaacagggtgaatctggactcatcaaACCACGggaccttcttccattggacagttcttaaccgacctccttagatgttttctttgcttaattCATGCCAATAATATGACCCTTCTggaacagattaacatcttttccacacaTCTACACTTGCCAACCAAATTACTACTTACTActtactagtactactactattactactactttttatttttatttgaattgcTATTAGATTTTCAGGATGTGAAAGATTAAAGGTAGCAGGCTCCACACCTTGCCAGCTGATGGCAATGTATGTCTGGAAACAATGCGTCGGTGTACCTTTCCAAGTCTGTTTGATTTTTACTACTCTGCaccccctcctcatcctcatcataggtgaaacaAGCAGTTACCTGGGCATTGGAGGCTGGCTATCGCCACATTGACTGTGCATCCATTTATGCCAATGAGGCTGAGATTGGAGAAGCCCTACAGGAGACACTAGGCCCGGGCAAGGTAAATCAACTTTACTATATTACATTAGAAATTACTACAATAAAAATacttcagataaataaaaaaaaccttagAGG
This genomic window from Anabas testudineus chromosome 4, fAnaTes1.2, whole genome shotgun sequence contains:
- the uhmk1 gene encoding serine/threonine-protein kinase Kist encodes the protein MAHCGSSEPNAKVQAPRPGSVDQSMKPVLFEIFGEIWTVQSRLGQGVSASVYRVSSGRATTAAVKEFQADTQGGDYGYHKERSVLEDIQGHKNIVTLYGVFTNHSCMGVATRCLLLELLDVSVSELLVRGTSGTHGGRPQQGHSMWLVQHCARDILEALAFLHREGYVHADLKPRNILWSADDECFKLIDFGLSFKEGNQDVKYIQTDGYRAPEAELQNSLAQAGVEVEGDSGCTAAVDLWSLGIILLEMFSGIKLKDTVRSQEWKDNSAAIVDHIFANNSLACPAIPVYHLRDLIKSMLLNDPKQRCTAETALLSPFFSIPFAPHIEDLVLLPSPVLRLLNLIDDSHLHNEEEYEDILEDMKEECQKYGSVVSLLIPKENPGKGQVFVEYASSSDSKEAQRLLTGRTFDGKFVVATFYPLSAYKRGYLYQTVQ